From the genome of Nodosilinea sp. FACHB-141, one region includes:
- a CDS encoding NblA/ycf18 family protein, whose translation MNEPMQLSLEQQFSLRSFETQVDKMSREQAQQFLVKMYEQMMMRETMYKHFLKHEWGIGPTPQV comes from the coding sequence ATGAACGAACCGATGCAACTCTCTTTGGAGCAGCAGTTTAGTTTGAGGTCCTTTGAGACCCAAGTTGACAAAATGAGCCGGGAGCAGGCTCAGCAGTTCCTAGTCAAGATGTATGAGCAGATGATGATGCGAGAAACGATGTACAAGCACTTTCTCAAGCACGAATGGGGGATTGGGCCAACTCCCCAAGTCTAG
- a CDS encoding universal stress protein encodes MFQRALICTDFNDGIYRLAQFVPSLVAGGFKSLVFFHNVSVDGEREIPRDSPELLEKPRQRLQTLLRDVPSDIDVTVEVQMGRASESILRLAKKHQSDVIFLGSPTRTLLEEKLFGSTTANLAEKTTIPIVILRPQLVSTYTTAELKLRCAHLFRYLLVPYNGTQGGKSLLKKIHQQVKNNPNSVLERVRLLWVVDESVRRELRGNNPLKQAEQELDQLQSELAALNLVVNTTVVEGNPLTEILKTAETHDIGAIAACSSNLGGVLKWSAPSLTREILRSSWHPVLFFPA; translated from the coding sequence ATGTTTCAGCGCGCGCTCATTTGTACCGACTTCAACGATGGTATCTACCGTCTTGCCCAGTTTGTGCCGAGCCTCGTCGCTGGAGGGTTTAAGTCCCTCGTATTTTTTCACAACGTTTCGGTAGACGGAGAGCGGGAAATTCCGCGAGATAGCCCAGAGCTGCTAGAAAAACCCCGCCAACGCTTGCAGACCCTGCTGCGCGATGTACCCAGCGACATCGATGTGACCGTTGAAGTACAGATGGGACGCGCCAGCGAAAGCATCTTGCGCCTAGCCAAAAAGCACCAGAGCGACGTGATTTTTTTGGGCAGCCCAACCCGCACCCTGCTGGAAGAAAAACTCTTTGGCAGCACTACCGCTAATCTGGCCGAAAAGACAACGATTCCCATCGTTATTTTGCGGCCCCAGCTCGTGTCGACCTACACTACCGCTGAGCTAAAACTGCGCTGTGCTCACCTGTTCCGCTACCTGCTAGTTCCCTACAACGGCACCCAGGGTGGCAAAAGTTTGCTCAAAAAAATTCATCAGCAGGTGAAAAACAACCCCAACTCGGTGCTAGAGCGGGTGCGGCTGCTATGGGTTGTTGATGAAAGCGTGCGCCGGGAGTTGAGAGGCAATAATCCCCTGAAGCAAGCTGAACAGGAACTCGACCAGCTTCAGTCAGAGTTAGCTGCCCTCAATTTAGTCGTCAACACCACCGTCGTCGAGGGCAACCCCTTGACAGAAATTTTGAAAACGGCAGAAACGCACGATATAGGGGCGATCGCCGCCTGCTCTAGCAACCTTGGCGGCGTTCTCAAGTGGTCAGCCCCCAGCCTTACCCGCGAGATCTTGCGCAGCAGCTGGCATCCAGTGCTGTTTTTCCCGGCTTAG
- a CDS encoding anhydro-N-acetylmuramic acid kinase, whose amino-acid sequence MRVIGLISGTSVDGIDAALVDLEGQGYDLTVSLVEGLAYPYPDELRRQILALCAGEAIALDQLAALDDAVAETFAAAAQALIAQAGPAELIASHGQTVFHRPVGRPALPDQGPTRLAYSLQLGRGVAIAQQTGLPTVSNFRQADIEAGGEGAPLAPIVDLCLLSHPIERRCVQNLGGIGNVAYLPAWNRQDSAPKVLGWDTGPANSLIDIAVHTLSAGALTYDVDGAWAAQGTPCLPLISQWLAHPYFTQPPPKSTGRELFGWEFFEQCRQDAQREGLAPQDLVATLTEFTAASVAQEYRTFLPALPDRLLVCGGGSQNPVLMARLQARLPETVVQTTDAVGVSASYKEAIAFAVLGYWYRQGFPGNLPAVTGAICPVVLGHGNDIALPR is encoded by the coding sequence ATGCGCGTGATTGGACTAATTAGCGGCACCTCTGTTGACGGCATTGATGCCGCCCTGGTTGATTTGGAGGGGCAGGGCTACGACCTGACGGTGTCGTTGGTCGAGGGGCTAGCCTATCCTTACCCCGACGAGCTGCGTCGGCAGATTTTGGCGCTGTGTGCGGGGGAGGCGATCGCCCTCGACCAACTGGCCGCCCTCGACGATGCTGTGGCCGAGACTTTCGCAGCAGCAGCCCAGGCGCTAATCGCCCAGGCTGGCCCCGCCGAACTGATTGCCTCCCATGGGCAGACGGTATTTCACCGGCCAGTGGGTAGACCGGCACTGCCTGACCAGGGACCAACGCGGCTGGCCTACTCGCTGCAGCTGGGGCGCGGGGTGGCAATCGCCCAGCAGACCGGCTTACCCACCGTCAGCAACTTTCGTCAAGCTGATATTGAAGCGGGGGGTGAAGGGGCACCGCTGGCGCCGATCGTCGATCTCTGCTTACTCAGCCACCCCATCGAGCGGCGCTGCGTGCAGAATTTAGGCGGCATTGGCAATGTTGCCTACCTCCCCGCCTGGAACCGTCAGGACAGTGCGCCCAAGGTGCTGGGCTGGGATACAGGGCCGGCCAATTCCCTCATTGACATAGCAGTGCATACCTTGTCGGCGGGGGCGCTTACCTACGACGTTGACGGCGCTTGGGCTGCCCAGGGCACTCCCTGTCTGCCCCTGATCAGTCAGTGGTTGGCGCACCCCTACTTCACTCAGCCGCCGCCAAAATCCACCGGGCGCGAGCTGTTTGGTTGGGAATTCTTTGAGCAGTGCCGTCAAGATGCTCAGAGGGAGGGGTTAGCGCCGCAGGATTTGGTGGCGACCCTGACCGAGTTCACAGCGGCCTCAGTGGCCCAGGAGTACCGCACCTTTTTGCCCGCCCTACCCGATCGCCTGCTAGTGTGCGGCGGCGGCAGCCAAAACCCAGTGCTGATGGCGCGTCTCCAGGCGCGGCTGCCCGAGACAGTGGTGCAGACCACCGATGCAGTGGGAGTGTCAGCCAGCTATAAGGAAGCGATCGCCTTTGCGGTGCTCGGCTACTGGTATCGCCAGGGCTTCCCCGGTAACTTGCCCGCAGTGACTGGAGCCATCTGCCCTGTTGTGCTTGGGCACGGTAATGATATTGCCCTGCCCCGCTAG
- a CDS encoding NAD-binding protein, which translates to MNLSSLTFLRKMRSPNRQFAVIGLGRFGRAVCATLNNLGYEVLAVDTNEIHVSQAMTDQIAAHALQLDSTQPSALREAGITDFDTVIVAIGNYVEESIITTLNLKEAGVKNVVAKASSEIHGKLLDRVGADHVVFPEHEMGCDLARSLTSPGILDRFEIDPNHCIAEIIVPQAFDQKTIVDLDLRNRYELTLLAVSQDNEPEQFEINPSPVTRLKAGGLMVVIGSNKGLERLPV; encoded by the coding sequence GTGAATCTGTCGTCGCTGACGTTTTTGCGCAAAATGCGATCGCCCAATCGCCAGTTTGCCGTGATTGGTTTAGGGCGGTTTGGTCGAGCGGTATGCGCCACCCTCAACAACCTGGGTTATGAAGTGCTGGCTGTCGATACCAACGAGATCCATGTTAGCCAGGCAATGACCGACCAAATTGCCGCCCATGCCCTCCAGCTCGATAGCACCCAACCTTCGGCTCTCCGCGAAGCGGGCATCACTGATTTTGATACGGTGATTGTGGCGATCGGCAACTATGTCGAAGAAAGTATCATTACCACCCTCAACTTAAAAGAAGCGGGGGTTAAAAACGTGGTGGCCAAGGCGTCGTCAGAGATCCACGGCAAGCTGCTCGATCGCGTTGGTGCCGATCACGTCGTGTTTCCAGAGCACGAGATGGGCTGCGATCTGGCGCGATCGCTAACCTCCCCCGGCATTCTCGATCGCTTCGAAATCGACCCCAACCACTGCATTGCCGAGATCATTGTGCCTCAGGCCTTTGACCAAAAAACCATTGTCGACCTTGACCTGCGCAACCGCTACGAACTAACCCTGCTGGCGGTGAGTCAAGACAACGAACCCGAGCAGTTTGAGATCAACCCCAGCCCCGTCACTCGGCTCAAAGCGGGGGGGCTGATGGTGGTCATCGGCAGCAATAAAGGCTTAGAGCGTCTACCGGTATAG
- a CDS encoding serine/threonine-protein kinase: MADSNLGCKLANRYELLEPIGQGSMGRVYLAEDLLLGSVKVAIKLLSQTLPGEKLRDRFMQEAMTCAQLGQKSIHVVRVTDYGVSDEGVPFYVMEYLQGQSLSHLLNLQPLPMPRFLGLIRQICLGLQAAHEGIILKTQPQPVPIIHRDIKPSNIMIVQDPTLGELAKILDFGIAKLMQVDSDQTNCFMGTLAYASPEQMEGRELDGRSDIYSLGVMMFQMLTGHLPLRASSHTFGGWYKVHQTQSPKLMSEVASGIKIPKLLEDLVMGCMAKLADERPQSTQEILKILEPLQSRYVNGFRISQRISTTLSRVPVTRQPTATESLQDDQVCKLTVWPTAKPVAEIVFPHSLPTSQGPLATLWAMMPEAEINRRLVSTRYNTFICTMAPHPMMLWLTVLYSSSHGARWLPCYLDLKTALGQDMAGLLGKTGSYKLLLFALENPRPCAHVLSCNVSDLQRSLLQEWALTARSRPSTGAIATSRDLLRNELQTKLKPKVLQKLESIYVDTGSSLSD, from the coding sequence ATGGCTGACTCAAACCTGGGCTGTAAACTGGCCAATCGCTACGAATTACTAGAACCTATTGGCCAGGGTTCGATGGGTCGGGTGTATCTAGCCGAAGACCTGCTGCTGGGCAGCGTGAAGGTGGCGATCAAGCTGCTTTCCCAGACCCTACCTGGCGAAAAACTGCGCGATCGCTTCATGCAGGAGGCCATGACCTGTGCTCAGCTGGGCCAAAAAAGCATTCATGTCGTGCGTGTCACTGACTACGGCGTCAGCGACGAAGGGGTACCTTTCTATGTGATGGAATATTTGCAGGGGCAAAGCCTCAGCCATCTGCTCAATCTTCAGCCCCTGCCTATGCCTCGATTTTTGGGCCTGATTCGGCAAATTTGTCTCGGTCTTCAGGCTGCCCACGAAGGCATTATTCTCAAGACCCAGCCTCAGCCGGTGCCCATTATTCACCGCGACATCAAGCCCAGCAACATCATGATTGTGCAAGACCCTACCCTAGGGGAGCTGGCGAAGATATTAGACTTTGGCATTGCCAAACTCATGCAGGTCGATAGCGATCAGACCAATTGCTTTATGGGGACTCTGGCCTACGCTTCCCCTGAGCAAATGGAAGGCCGCGAGCTCGACGGTCGCTCCGACATCTACAGCCTCGGGGTGATGATGTTTCAAATGCTGACCGGCCATTTACCCCTGCGGGCCAGCAGTCATACCTTTGGGGGCTGGTACAAGGTGCACCAGACCCAGTCGCCCAAGCTCATGAGTGAGGTGGCCAGTGGCATTAAAATTCCTAAGCTGCTCGAAGACCTGGTCATGGGCTGTATGGCTAAGCTCGCCGATGAGCGCCCCCAGAGCACCCAGGAAATTTTGAAAATTCTAGAGCCGCTTCAGTCTCGCTACGTTAACGGCTTTCGCATTAGCCAGCGAATCAGCACCACCCTCAGCCGAGTGCCGGTCACTCGCCAGCCAACAGCCACCGAGTCGCTCCAGGACGACCAGGTCTGTAAGTTAACTGTGTGGCCTACGGCTAAGCCTGTAGCCGAGATTGTCTTTCCCCACTCGCTGCCCACCAGCCAGGGGCCTTTGGCCACCCTGTGGGCGATGATGCCCGAGGCCGAAATCAACCGGCGGCTGGTCAGCACCCGCTACAACACCTTTATTTGCACCATGGCTCCCCACCCCATGATGCTCTGGCTGACGGTGCTCTACAGCAGTTCCCATGGCGCACGCTGGCTGCCCTGCTACCTGGATCTCAAAACGGCTTTAGGCCAAGACATGGCTGGGCTGCTGGGTAAAACCGGTAGCTATAAGCTGCTGCTCTTTGCCCTAGAGAACCCGCGTCCTTGTGCCCATGTGTTGAGCTGTAATGTCTCCGACCTTCAGCGCAGTCTGCTTCAAGAGTGGGCGCTGACTGCTCGCAGCCGCCCCTCCACCGGGGCGATCGCCACCAGCCGCGACCTGTTGCGCAACGAACTACAAACTAAGCTCAAACCCAAGGTGCTGCAAAAGCTAGAGTCGATCTACGTCGATACAGGCTCTAGCCTCTCTGACTAG